In Clostridium sp. DL-VIII, the following proteins share a genomic window:
- a CDS encoding RNA-binding domain-containing protein: MDSKKLLSLIAREEGTKLDFKLRLELNYETGKKELTKDICAIANSSGGRGYIIVGIEDKTKKVIGLQDDDIFQEEQIQQIVTARCEPPIPIEVDFIDIKNKKIGVISIYDGGQKPYQVRENGAFYIRRGSTTDVMRKQELIALFEENLSLTIETCPLIKSNTDMLNMKLVDSYFNKKGIEVNGENRKYLLLSAGIVYEKKEASPLICTYGGLLVFSDKNYLYIPNNMIKIINKYSANGEAQIIQGSLLSMIDKAEEEINKIVPKTYPIQAIVEAMKNAVLYREYFDLNKIIEIVIDKNKIIISSPGEFIGENIKGQRTSYNKRNIWLYEKLITLDEKKRFLNNGNGFKIIKNAFKGKGKVKFISSRAEHSFKVILPGVLSIKA; the protein is encoded by the coding sequence ATGGATAGTAAAAAATTACTATCTTTGATAGCTAGAGAAGAAGGCACAAAATTAGATTTTAAGTTAAGATTAGAACTTAATTATGAAACGGGAAAGAAAGAATTAACTAAGGATATATGTGCCATAGCCAATTCAAGTGGCGGAAGAGGGTATATAATTGTTGGAATAGAGGATAAAACTAAAAAAGTTATAGGACTTCAAGATGATGATATATTTCAAGAAGAACAAATACAACAAATAGTGACAGCAAGGTGCGAACCTCCAATTCCAATAGAAGTAGATTTTATTGATATTAAGAATAAAAAAATAGGTGTAATATCAATATATGATGGAGGTCAGAAACCATATCAGGTTAGAGAAAATGGTGCTTTCTATATTAGAAGAGGATCTACAACAGATGTGATGAGAAAGCAGGAATTAATAGCTTTATTTGAAGAAAACTTAAGTTTAACAATTGAAACTTGCCCGTTAATTAAAAGCAATACTGATATGCTTAACATGAAATTGGTTGATAGTTATTTTAATAAAAAAGGAATAGAAGTTAATGGTGAAAATAGAAAGTATTTATTGCTAAGTGCAGGAATTGTTTATGAAAAGAAGGAAGCTTCACCACTTATATGTACATATGGAGGACTTCTTGTATTTTCTGATAAAAATTACTTATATATTCCTAACAATATGATAAAAATTATTAATAAATATAGTGCAAATGGAGAGGCACAGATAATTCAAGGGAGTCTTTTATCAATGATTGATAAAGCAGAAGAGGAGATCAATAAGATCGTACCTAAGACGTATCCTATACAAGCAATAGTTGAAGCTATGAAAAATGCCGTATTATATAGGGAATATTTTGACTTAAATAAAATAATAGAAATAGTTATAGACAAAAATAAAATTATAATTTCAAGCCCAGGTGAATTTATTGGAGAAAATATTAAGGGACAGAGGACTAGCTACAATAAAAGAAACATTTGGCTCTATGAAAAATTAATAACGTTAGATGAAAAAAAGAGATTTTTAAATAATGGAAACGGATTTAAAATTATAAAAAATGCATTTAAAGGAAAAGGAAAAGTCAAATTTATAAGTTCCAGAGCGGAGCATAGCTTTAAGGTTATATTACCAGGAGTTTTATCAATTAAAGCTTAG
- the tyrS gene encoding tyrosine--tRNA ligase, protein MANVLDELLERGYIKQFTHEEETRKLLENEKVTFYIGFDPTADSLHVGHFIAMMFMAHMQRAGHRPIALIGGGTAMVGDPSGKTDMRKMLTKDDIQHNVECIKKQMERFIDFSDGKAILANNADWLLNLNYVDFLREVGVHFSVNRMLTAECFKQRLEKGLSFLEFNYMLMQGYDFYELNQKYNCKMQLGGDDQWSNMIAGVELVRRKAQGEAMAMTCTLLTNSQGQKMGKTVGGALWLDPEKTSPYDFYQYWRNVDDADVEKCLALLTFVPMDEVRRLGSLEGAEINTAKKVLAYEITKLVHGEEEAKKAEEAAAALFAGGADMSNIPTVTITKEEIGLQILDIMASTKIVPSKKEGRRLIEQGGLSINGVKVEDVTRTLNEEDFKDGAALIKRGKKNYNKIEVK, encoded by the coding sequence ATGGCAAACGTATTAGATGAGCTATTAGAAAGAGGATACATAAAACAATTTACGCATGAAGAAGAAACAAGAAAGTTATTAGAAAATGAGAAAGTAACTTTTTATATAGGTTTTGATCCAACAGCAGATAGTCTACATGTAGGACATTTTATAGCGATGATGTTCATGGCACATATGCAAAGAGCAGGACACAGACCAATAGCTTTAATTGGCGGTGGAACAGCTATGGTTGGAGATCCAAGTGGTAAGACTGATATGAGAAAAATGCTTACAAAGGATGATATTCAGCATAATGTTGAATGTATTAAAAAGCAAATGGAAAGATTTATAGATTTTTCTGATGGTAAGGCAATACTCGCAAATAATGCAGATTGGTTATTAAATCTTAATTATGTTGATTTTTTAAGAGAAGTTGGAGTTCACTTCTCGGTAAATAGAATGTTAACAGCAGAATGTTTTAAACAAAGATTAGAAAAAGGATTATCCTTCTTAGAGTTTAATTATATGTTAATGCAGGGATATGATTTTTATGAATTAAATCAAAAGTATAATTGTAAAATGCAGCTTGGAGGAGATGACCAATGGTCTAACATGATAGCTGGAGTTGAACTTGTAAGAAGAAAAGCACAAGGTGAAGCTATGGCTATGACTTGTACTTTATTAACTAACAGTCAAGGACAAAAGATGGGTAAAACTGTTGGTGGAGCATTATGGCTTGATCCAGAAAAAACTTCTCCATATGATTTCTATCAATATTGGAGAAATGTAGATGATGCAGATGTTGAAAAATGTTTAGCTTTATTAACTTTTGTACCAATGGATGAAGTAAGAAGGCTTGGAAGCTTAGAAGGTGCTGAAATAAATACAGCTAAGAAAGTACTTGCATACGAAATAACTAAGCTTGTTCATGGTGAAGAAGAAGCTAAAAAAGCAGAAGAAGCTGCTGCTGCCTTATTTGCAGGTGGAGCTGATATGTCAAATATACCAACTGTGACAATAACTAAAGAGGAAATTGGATTACAAATTTTAGACATTATGGCAAGTACTAAAATTGTTCCATCTAAAAAGGAAGGCAGAAGATTAATTGAACAAGGTGGACTATCTATCAATGGAGTTAAGGTTGAAGATGTAACTAGAACTTTAAATGAAGAAGATTTTAAAGATGGTGCAGCTTTAATTAAAAGAGGAAAGAAAAATTACAATAAAATAGAAGTGAAGTAA
- a CDS encoding ECF transporter S component, which yields MESNRILNTKDMVLTALMIALIWIAGSIIKIPTFGGFVQMGDCMVFLSVVILGKKRGAAASALGMFLVDALAGYYLWAPFTFLIKGIMAYIAGSILEKMSEQRYFTKHIIAFVAGGIFMVIGYFAAGIVIAGFLTDKVGLFQGLIYSSKDIIGNIIQVTTGIVIALALGAVVIKAKDISVAN from the coding sequence ATGGAAAGTAATAGAATACTAAATACTAAAGATATGGTGTTAACAGCACTAATGATTGCTTTAATCTGGATAGCTGGAAGTATAATAAAGATTCCAACATTTGGTGGGTTTGTGCAGATGGGAGACTGTATGGTATTTTTATCAGTGGTCATATTAGGTAAAAAAAGAGGAGCAGCAGCAAGTGCACTAGGAATGTTTCTTGTAGATGCACTCGCAGGATATTACTTATGGGCACCATTTACATTTTTAATTAAGGGAATAATGGCATATATAGCAGGAAGCATTTTAGAAAAAATGAGTGAACAGAGGTATTTTACAAAGCATATTATAGCCTTTGTAGCTGGCGGAATTTTTATGGTTATTGGGTATTTTGCTGCCGGAATAGTAATAGCTGGTTTTCTAACAGACAAAGTAGGGCTTTTTCAAGGCTTAATATATTCATCTAAAGATATAATTGGGAATATAATTCAAGTTACTACTGGAATTGTAATTGCTTTAGCTTTAGGAGCAGTAGTAATAAAAGCAAAGGATATTTCAGTCGCAAATTAG
- a CDS encoding sensor domain-containing diguanylate cyclase: MQNYEELYNSLKMEYETYQKFSEQRIQELSQKNVRLEKSIDSLSNIIEVSKYINTYFSSDNLISMINDMILGILGVTYSTIFLMENDELIVKASNIENMNINLTSKEYIYVNKGEEFLINSEKPLKQTGEHKVDIHSSMGAPIKVREKFIGYIIVEHNLYKFMTIELKLFLRSIANQIAIAIENSLLYKELEKLNQRDPLLGIYNRKYFFEYLEKNEIGKAKDKFAIIMIDIDDFKKINDTYGHQFGDKILMSTVSIIKNGIDEGDILARYGGEEFILYISGYENEDKVCEKIEAIRQNLEKEKVTFNDKCKSVTASFGVSFFPLNGTDLNELISNADDLLYKAKESGKNKFMSGHILKM, translated from the coding sequence ATGCAGAATTATGAAGAGCTATATAATTCTTTAAAAATGGAATATGAAACTTACCAAAAATTTTCTGAACAGCGTATACAAGAACTGAGCCAAAAAAATGTAAGGCTAGAAAAAAGCATAGATTCTTTATCAAATATAATAGAAGTAAGTAAATACATAAATACTTACTTCAGCAGTGATAACTTAATATCAATGATTAATGATATGATACTTGGGATATTAGGCGTTACATATTCAACTATATTCTTAATGGAAAATGACGAGCTGATTGTAAAAGCTAGTAATATCGAGAATATGAATATAAATCTAACGTCTAAAGAATACATATATGTAAATAAGGGAGAAGAATTTTTAATAAATTCTGAAAAGCCATTAAAGCAAACAGGAGAACATAAAGTAGATATACACTCAAGTATGGGAGCACCAATTAAAGTAAGAGAGAAATTTATAGGATACATAATTGTAGAGCATAATCTTTACAAATTTATGACTATTGAATTAAAGCTCTTTCTTAGATCAATTGCAAATCAGATTGCAATAGCAATAGAAAATTCATTATTATATAAGGAATTGGAGAAATTAAATCAAAGGGATCCTCTACTTGGAATATACAACAGAAAATATTTTTTTGAATATCTTGAAAAGAACGAGATTGGAAAAGCAAAAGATAAGTTTGCAATAATAATGATAGATATAGATGATTTTAAAAAGATAAATGATACTTATGGGCATCAATTTGGGGATAAAATATTAATGAGTACTGTTAGCATTATAAAAAACGGTATAGATGAAGGCGATATTTTAGCTAGATATGGTGGAGAAGAATTTATTTTATATATTTCAGGTTACGAGAATGAGGACAAAGTCTGTGAAAAAATTGAAGCAATAAGACAGAATCTTGAAAAAGAAAAAGTGACTTTTAATGATAAATGTAAGTCTGTTACAGCTAGTTTTGGAGTTTCATTCTTCCCTTTGAATGGAACAGATTTAAATGAACTTATTAGCAATGCTGATGATCTATTATATAAAGCTAAAGAGAGTGGAAAGAATAAATTTATGAGTGGGCATATATTAAAAATGTAA
- the galU gene encoding UTP--glucose-1-phosphate uridylyltransferase GalU, translating into MKVKKAIIPAAGLGTRFLPATKAQPKEMLPVVDKPTIQYIVEEAVASGIEEILIITGRNKKSIEDHFDKSIELELELEKSGKAELLELVRDISDMVDIHYIRQKEPRGLGHAIHCAKTFVGNEPFAVLLGDDVVDSETPCLKQLIDCYSEYKTTILGVQTVAKENVPKYGIVDGIHIEDRVYKVKDLVEKPSVEEAPSNVAILGRYIITPEIFNILENTKPGKGGEIQLTDALKTLITKEAMYAYNFEGKRYDVGDKLGFLQATIEFALKKDELREDFINYLNTKPWEQI; encoded by the coding sequence ATGAAAGTAAAAAAGGCTATTATACCAGCAGCAGGGCTTGGAACAAGATTTTTACCAGCAACTAAGGCTCAACCAAAGGAAATGCTTCCTGTAGTTGATAAGCCAACAATTCAATATATTGTTGAGGAAGCAGTTGCTTCTGGAATTGAGGAAATTCTTATTATTACAGGTAGAAATAAGAAATCTATAGAAGATCATTTTGATAAGTCAATTGAATTGGAATTAGAGCTAGAGAAGTCAGGAAAAGCTGAATTACTTGAACTTGTAAGAGATATTTCTGACATGGTTGATATACACTATATAAGACAAAAGGAACCTAGAGGATTAGGTCACGCAATCCATTGTGCAAAAACTTTTGTTGGAAATGAACCATTTGCAGTTTTACTAGGAGATGATGTAGTTGACAGTGAAACTCCATGCTTAAAACAATTAATAGATTGTTATAGTGAATATAAGACTACCATTTTAGGAGTTCAGACAGTAGCCAAGGAAAATGTACCTAAATATGGTATCGTAGATGGAATTCATATAGAAGATAGAGTTTATAAAGTAAAGGATTTAGTTGAAAAACCATCTGTTGAAGAAGCACCAAGTAATGTTGCAATACTTGGAAGATATATCATTACACCAGAAATATTTAATATATTAGAAAATACTAAACCTGGAAAAGGCGGAGAAATTCAATTAACCGATGCTTTAAAAACATTAATTACTAAAGAAGCTATGTATGCATATAATTTTGAAGGAAAAAGGTATGATGTTGGAGATAAATTAGGTTTCTTACAGGCAACTATAGAATTTGCTTTAAAGAAGGATGAATTAAGAGAAGATTTTATAAATTATTTAAATACTAAACCTTGGGAACAAATATAG
- the tlp gene encoding small acid-soluble spore protein Tlp: MKSEPDDRTDNVERIQYNIDKTILNCELADEMIAKTDDLNMKQTLEEKNERREEALCAMRKEI, encoded by the coding sequence ATGAAAAGTGAACCAGATGATAGAACGGATAATGTAGAAAGAATCCAATATAATATTGATAAAACTATTTTAAATTGCGAGCTTGCAGATGAAATGATTGCAAAAACAGATGACCTAAACATGAAGCAAACGTTAGAAGAAAAAAATGAAAGAAGAGAAGAAGCTCTTTGTGCTATGAGAAAAGAGATTTGA
- a CDS encoding Gfo/Idh/MocA family oxidoreductase, with protein MKKLKFAIIGCGRISYKHVEALAKNNEEAELVATCDVILENAEAKKKEYIEKTGAAEGSVHTYTDYKEMLEKEEIDVVTIATESGYHAEIAIYSMKNGANALVEKPMAMSIEDANEMIKVAKENDVKLGVCHQNRFNKPIQKLREAVEDNKFGRLINGTARILWNRNMGYYEQAPWRGTWALDGGTLMNQCIHNIDLLQWMMGGEIERVYAECDTYLRDIEAEDFGAIVIRFKNGAIGIVEGSACVYPKNLEETLSIFGETGAVSIGGLAVNELETWRFDGEDEDAIKKSVNVKIDNVYGEGHTPLFKDVIDAINTNRAPLVSGEEGKKAMSIILAAYKSRKTGMPVQFPLKDFKTLDMKDTFKGRK; from the coding sequence ATGAAAAAATTAAAATTTGCAATTATTGGTTGTGGAAGAATTTCTTATAAGCATGTTGAAGCTCTAGCAAAAAATAATGAAGAAGCAGAATTAGTTGCAACTTGTGATGTTATTTTAGAAAATGCTGAAGCAAAGAAAAAAGAATATATTGAAAAGACTGGAGCAGCAGAAGGGTCTGTTCATACATATACAGATTACAAGGAAATGTTAGAAAAGGAAGAAATAGATGTAGTTACAATTGCTACAGAAAGTGGATATCATGCAGAAATTGCTATTTATTCAATGAAAAATGGAGCGAATGCATTAGTTGAAAAACCAATGGCAATGTCTATTGAAGATGCTAATGAAATGATTAAGGTAGCGAAAGAAAACGATGTTAAGCTTGGAGTTTGCCATCAAAATAGATTTAATAAGCCAATACAAAAATTAAGAGAAGCAGTAGAAGATAATAAATTTGGAAGATTGATTAACGGTACAGCAAGGATACTTTGGAATAGAAATATGGGCTATTATGAACAAGCACCTTGGAGAGGAACATGGGCTTTAGATGGCGGTACTCTAATGAACCAATGTATACATAATATTGATTTACTTCAATGGATGATGGGTGGAGAAATTGAAAGAGTATATGCTGAATGCGATACATATTTAAGAGATATTGAAGCAGAAGATTTTGGAGCTATAGTGATAAGATTCAAAAATGGAGCTATTGGAATTGTTGAAGGGTCAGCATGTGTATATCCAAAAAATCTTGAAGAAACTTTAAGTATTTTTGGAGAAACTGGAGCAGTATCCATTGGAGGTCTTGCAGTTAATGAACTTGAAACTTGGAGATTTGACGGCGAAGATGAAGATGCTATTAAGAAATCGGTAAATGTTAAAATAGATAACGTATATGGTGAAGGACACACACCTTTATTTAAAGATGTAATTGATGCGATAAATACTAATAGAGCTCCATTGGTATCTGGAGAAGAAGGTAAAAAGGCAATGTCAATAATACTTGCGGCATATAAATCGAGAAAGACAGGAATGCCAGTGCAGTTTCCGTTAAAAGATTTTAAAACATTGGATATGAAAGATACATTTAAGGGAAGAAAATAA
- a CDS encoding glycosyltransferase family 4 protein, whose product MKICYLADINSAHTHKWLNYFIHKGYDIHVISLGKGEYEGVTVHSLDVQDNVMKRSSDKNKLLEYLKKIKRVRALIKEINPDILHAHYASSYGLFGAIAKYHPYIISVWGADIYDFPVKSPIHKFIIKHNLKKADYILSTSNVMKIETQKYTNKPIEVTPFGVDINKFIPNKIEKEELVIGTIKTLEEKYGIQYLIKAFKEVKDRNKDLNLKLRIGGKGSQEGYLKELSKELNVTEDVSFLGFVKPNDVIKEFQNFDLAVFPSTLDSESFGVAAVEAEACGTPVVVTDVGGLMESTKPNVTSLVAKKKSVEDLADKIEMLVRNKELMKSMGKSARKFVEENYNIEDNFKHVDEIYKNIIKGV is encoded by the coding sequence ATGAAAATATGCTATTTAGCAGATATTAATAGTGCACACACTCATAAATGGTTAAATTATTTTATACACAAGGGGTATGACATTCATGTTATATCCCTTGGAAAAGGTGAGTATGAAGGAGTAACAGTTCATTCATTAGATGTGCAGGATAACGTTATGAAAAGATCTTCAGATAAGAATAAATTATTAGAATATTTGAAAAAGATAAAGAGAGTCAGGGCTTTAATTAAAGAAATCAATCCTGATATATTACATGCTCATTATGCTAGCAGTTATGGATTATTCGGAGCTATAGCAAAATATCACCCATATATTATTTCAGTATGGGGAGCTGATATCTATGACTTCCCGGTTAAATCGCCTATACATAAATTTATAATAAAACATAACCTGAAAAAAGCAGATTATATTTTGTCAACGAGCAATGTTATGAAAATAGAAACTCAAAAATATACTAATAAACCCATAGAAGTGACTCCTTTTGGTGTAGATATCAATAAATTTATTCCAAATAAAATTGAAAAAGAGGAGCTTGTGATTGGAACTATTAAAACCTTAGAGGAGAAGTATGGAATACAATACTTGATTAAAGCCTTTAAGGAAGTAAAAGATAGAAATAAAGATTTAAATCTAAAGCTTAGAATTGGTGGAAAAGGAAGTCAAGAGGGGTATTTAAAAGAATTATCAAAAGAACTTAATGTAACTGAAGATGTTAGCTTTTTAGGTTTTGTAAAGCCTAATGATGTAATTAAGGAATTTCAAAATTTTGACTTAGCAGTTTTCCCTTCGACATTAGATAGTGAAAGTTTTGGCGTTGCAGCAGTTGAAGCAGAAGCGTGTGGTACACCGGTTGTCGTAACAGATGTTGGTGGACTCATGGAATCAACAAAGCCTAATGTAACAAGCTTGGTAGCTAAGAAAAAATCTGTAGAAGATTTAGCTGATAAGATTGAAATGCTAGTTAGAAATAAAGAACTTATGAAGAGCATGGGAAAGAGTGCAAGGAAGTTCGTAGAAGAAAACTATAATATCGAAGATAATTTCAAACATGTTGATGAAATTTATAAAAATATAATTAAAGGTGTTTAA
- the wecB gene encoding UDP-N-acetylglucosamine 2-epimerase (non-hydrolyzing) — MKVLTVIGARPQFIKAATVSNKIRRNGNSEILVHTGQHYDNNMSDIFFEELGIPKPNYNLSIGSSNHGHQTGSMLIALEEIYLKEKPDMVLVYGDTNSTLAGSLCASKLLIPVAHVEAGLRSFNKVMPEEQNRILTDHISDLLFTPTLTAVNNLKNENITKGVHNVGDVMYDAVNLFKERAKEVSTILEKLDLAPESYILSTIHRAENTNSIERLTSIINALSNSGKRIILPLHPRTKKFIEEYNLHIGDNIRIIEPVGYLDMLSLQGNSQKIVTDSGGVQKEAYFLKKPCITMRDETEWVETVDNGWNVIVGSDSNKIMDALESFNPTGTPASVFGNGDTSSVITQIIEGYLK, encoded by the coding sequence ATGAAAGTACTAACTGTTATAGGCGCTAGACCACAATTTATAAAAGCTGCAACAGTATCAAATAAAATTAGAAGAAATGGAAATAGTGAAATATTAGTACACACTGGGCAACATTATGATAATAACATGTCTGATATATTTTTTGAGGAGCTTGGAATCCCAAAGCCTAATTATAACTTAAGTATTGGTTCATCAAATCATGGTCATCAAACTGGCAGTATGTTAATAGCTCTTGAAGAAATATACTTAAAAGAAAAGCCTGATATGGTTTTAGTTTATGGAGATACAAATTCAACTCTTGCTGGAAGCCTTTGTGCCAGCAAACTATTAATACCAGTGGCTCATGTAGAGGCTGGACTTAGAAGCTTTAATAAAGTCATGCCAGAAGAACAAAATAGAATCTTAACCGATCATATATCTGACTTACTTTTCACACCAACCTTAACAGCCGTAAATAATTTAAAAAATGAAAATATTACAAAGGGTGTTCATAATGTTGGTGATGTAATGTATGATGCTGTAAATCTTTTTAAAGAAAGAGCTAAAGAAGTATCTACTATACTCGAAAAATTAGACTTGGCTCCTGAAAGCTACATACTATCTACAATACATCGTGCAGAAAATACAAACAGCATAGAAAGATTAACTTCAATAATTAATGCTTTAAGCAATTCTGGAAAGAGAATAATACTTCCTCTCCATCCAAGAACAAAAAAATTCATTGAAGAATATAATCTTCATATTGGAGATAATATTAGAATCATAGAACCTGTCGGATACTTAGATATGCTTTCCTTACAAGGAAATTCTCAAAAAATAGTTACAGATAGCGGCGGAGTTCAAAAAGAAGCTTATTTCTTAAAGAAGCCATGCATAACTATGAGAGACGAAACTGAATGGGTAGAAACGGTAGATAATGGCTGGAACGTCATAGTTGGTAGTGATTCTAATAAAATCATGGATGCATTAGAATCGTTTAATCCAACTGGTACTCCTGCTTCTGTCTTTGGAAATGGAGATACATCTTCAGTGATCACCCAAATCATCGAAGGTTATTTAAAATAG
- a CDS encoding sugar transferase, with protein MNKFNKVVKRIFDFVCSTLGLIILSPILIIIAIRIKTDSDGPVFFRQIRVGEKNREFEILKFRTMVVNAEKLGRQITVGNDSRITKIGAFLRKYKLDELPQLINVFKGDMSLVGPRPEVPRYVKLYDEKQKKVLEVKPGITDLASIRYRDENDLLGEAENPDEFYINTIMPDKLALNLEYINRNNIFIDIYIILKTIIKCI; from the coding sequence ATGAATAAATTTAATAAAGTAGTTAAAAGAATCTTTGATTTTGTATGCTCTACTTTGGGGTTAATTATATTAAGCCCGATTTTGATTATAATTGCAATTAGGATAAAAACAGATTCTGATGGACCAGTATTTTTTAGGCAGATAAGAGTTGGTGAAAAGAATAGAGAGTTTGAGATCCTTAAGTTTAGAACTATGGTTGTAAATGCTGAAAAGTTAGGAAGACAGATTACAGTAGGAAATGATAGTAGAATTACTAAAATAGGAGCATTTTTAAGAAAATACAAGTTAGATGAATTACCACAGTTAATAAACGTATTTAAAGGGGATATGAGTCTGGTAGGACCAAGACCAGAGGTACCAAGATATGTTAAACTGTATGATGAGAAGCAAAAAAAAGTATTAGAAGTTAAACCAGGGATAACTGATTTAGCATCGATTAGGTATAGGGATGAAAATGATTTACTCGGAGAAGCAGAAAATCCGGATGAATTTTATATAAATACAATAATGCCGGATAAACTTGCACTAAATTTGGAGTATATTAACAGAAATAATATTTTTATTGATATTTATATCATACTAAAGACAATAATAAAATGCATTTAA
- a CDS encoding glycosyltransferase family 4 protein, with protein MNILLINHYAGSDYHGMEFRPYYMGREWANMGHKVTILAADFSHLRKKNPKIQEDFQEEIIDGITYVWVKTPEYHGNGVGRIKNIAAFMYKLRMNYKKVSDKYKPDAVIASSTYPLDIYPAHRIAKRAKGKVFFEIHDLWPLTPMEIGGYSKNNPAIVLLQRAEDFAFKNSDKIISILPNADRHIKDRGFNTSNYVHVPNGIIVGEKKNAPMEKTIERLKELKEEGYFLIGYTGNHSPANVLDTLIDAAKKTTDEKIKYVLVGNGNVKDQLIQYAKTNNVTNIEFLDPVLKDNMDNVLQLLDICYIGLKKQNLFNYGVSPNKLFDYMMAARPVIYAVEASNDPVKDSSCGITVPAENPQAIVDAVMKIKSLSEEEKNKLGQNGKDYVLENHTYHGLAEKFLDALK; from the coding sequence ATGAATATCTTACTTATAAATCACTATGCTGGGTCTGATTATCATGGAATGGAATTTAGACCTTATTATATGGGGAGAGAATGGGCTAATATGGGACACAAGGTGACTATACTTGCCGCTGATTTTTCTCATTTAAGAAAGAAAAACCCTAAGATACAAGAAGATTTTCAAGAGGAAATAATTGATGGAATTACATATGTATGGGTTAAGACACCTGAATATCATGGAAATGGCGTTGGAAGAATAAAAAATATAGCAGCGTTTATGTATAAATTAAGAATGAATTATAAAAAAGTTTCAGATAAATATAAGCCAGATGCAGTCATAGCATCTTCTACTTACCCTTTAGATATATATCCAGCGCATAGGATTGCTAAAAGAGCTAAGGGAAAGGTTTTCTTTGAAATACATGATTTATGGCCATTGACACCTATGGAAATAGGGGGATACTCTAAGAATAATCCAGCCATAGTATTGCTTCAAAGGGCAGAAGACTTTGCTTTTAAAAACAGCGATAAAATAATTTCAATTTTACCGAATGCAGATAGACATATTAAAGATAGAGGATTTAATACAAGTAATTATGTTCATGTTCCTAATGGAATTATTGTGGGAGAAAAGAAAAATGCTCCTATGGAAAAGACAATTGAGAGATTGAAAGAATTAAAAGAAGAAGGCTATTTTTTAATAGGATATACAGGTAATCACTCTCCAGCAAATGTATTAGATACACTTATTGATGCAGCTAAAAAGACAACAGATGAAAAAATAAAGTATGTGCTAGTTGGAAATGGAAATGTAAAAGATCAATTGATTCAATATGCAAAGACAAATAATGTAACTAATATAGAATTTTTAGATCCAGTGCTAAAAGACAATATGGATAATGTACTACAATTATTAGACATATGTTATATAGGGTTAAAAAAGCAAAACCTATTTAACTATGGAGTAAGTCCTAATAAATTATTTGACTATATGATGGCAGCAAGACCAGTAATATATGCAGTGGAGGCTTCAAATGATCCTGTAAAAGACTCAAGTTGTGGCATCACAGTACCAGCTGAAAATCCACAAGCTATAGTAGATGCTGTTATGAAAATAAAGAGTTTAAGTGAAGAAGAGAAAAATAAATTAGGTCAAAATGGAAAAGATTATGTGCTAGAAAATCATACTTATCATGGACTTGCAGAAAAGTTCTTAGATGCATTGAAATAA